The Coffea arabica cultivar ET-39 chromosome 1e, Coffea Arabica ET-39 HiFi, whole genome shotgun sequence genome has a window encoding:
- the LOC113690542 gene encoding F-box protein At4g22280, producing MAHDPRSPRALKTKTPKDDESDKLSALPDEILCHILSFLPSETAAATSVLSTRWKDLFTSLPVIDLTISKNWDAKIGEERRRDLCNFQKFLSRLIFLRNKAPIRKFQLNVSPPLVEDLRPGIYWLISKVLSRQVQEVDICVPGDRDSTGLLLYPPEIFTCATLTSLTMTMKSSFNFNPPDSVSLPNLKVLRLNEFALTDQDSFARVIQACPLLEDLGLRWRFWKFEFMDLRISAPLLKRLALSCYFGQYSLMVESDNLEYLDCNVYGVHKLVINAPYLKYFKCQGPPVRVEFVQDVRNILNATVAFKYRKEEFESTLVLYHRQNLKSLEAFELVNGLQYAKSLRFQSGMKILYYAGEFLPTFVNLSSLALDDSIYSYHYSSWWLNLIARLLENAPNLEALDIVSSVFDHNFGVEQLGIFLRTAFPARPIRHLKELKIILGHDQEFGFKLAEYFLEIGKSLKKMTIRGSIKGWESSPEVYNRISSFKKSSEHCRIAFEP from the exons ATGGCTCATGATCCTCGAAGTCCTAGGGCTTTAAAAACTAAAACCCCCAAAGATGATGAAAGTGACAAGTTAAGTGCCCTCCCGGACGAGATTCTCTGCCACATCCTGTCCTTTCTCCCTTCAGAAACCGCCGCAGCCACATCAGTCCTGTCAACCAGATGGAAAGATCTCTTTACCTCACTTCCTGTTATTGATCTCACAATCTCTAAGAATTGGGATGCCAAGATCGGGGAGGAGCGCAGAAGGGATTTGTGTAATTTTCAGAAATTCCTATCTAGATTGATTTTTCTACGAAACAAAGCtccaattagaaaatttcaaCTTAATGTGTCGCCGCCCTTGGTTGAAGATCTTCGTCCAGGGATTTACTGGTTGATATCGAAAGTGCTTTCGCGTCAAGTCCAAGAAGTTGATATTTGTGTGCCAGGAGATCGAGATTCCACCGGATTACTTTTGTATCCACCTGAGATATTCACATGTGCAACACTAACTTCTCTGACGATGACGATGAAAAGTAGTTTTAATTTCAATCCTCCCGATTCAGTTTCTTTACCAAATCTTAAGGTCCTGCGCTTGAATGAATTTGCATTAACAGATCAAGATTCCTTCGCGCGGGTTATTCAGGCTTGCCCCTTGCTCGAAGATTTGGGTTTAAGATGgagattttggaaatttgagtTTATGGATCTCCGTATTTCTGCTCCTTTATTGAAAAGACTTGCACTTTCATGTTACTTTGGTCAGTATTCTCTAATGGTGGAGTCTGACAATCTTGAATATCTGGACTGCAATGTATATGGAGTGCATAAACTTGTTATAAATGCCCCATATCTCAAGTATTTCAAGTGTCAAGGTCCTCCCGTGAGAGTAGAATTTGTTCAGGATGTGAGGAACATTCTGAATGCGACAGTAGCATTCAAGTATAGAAAAGAAGAATTTGAAAGTACCCTCGTGTTGTATCATAGGCAAAATTTGAAATCACTCGAAGCTTTTGAGCTTGTCAATGGTTTGCAATATGCGAAATCACTTCGATTCCAGTCGGGTATGAAG ATTCTCTATTATGCTGGAGAATTCTTGCCTACTTTTGTAAATTTGAGCAGTTTGGCGCTTGATGACTCTATTTACAGCTACCATTACAGTAGCTGGTGGTTGAACCTAATAGCAAGATTACTGGAAAACGCCCCTAATCTCGAAGCCCTCGATATCGTTTCCTCA GTATTCGACCACAATTTCGGTGTAGAACAACTCGGGATATTTCTGCGAACGGCCTTTCCAGCACGCCCCATTCGACATCTCAAGGAGCTGAAAATAATCTTAGGGCATGATCAGGAATTTGGTTTCAAGCTAGCTGAATATTTTCTGGAGATTGGGAAATCTTTAAAGAAGATGACTATTCGTGGAAGTATAAAGGGTTGGGAGTCTAGTCCTGAAGTTTACAACCGGATATCATCATTCAAGAAATCTTCTGAACATTGCAGGATTGCGTTCGAACCTTAG
- the LOC113699362 gene encoding F-box/FBD/LRR-repeat protein At5g44980-like isoform X1 has protein sequence MADPAEKNMLERIPDGDNIDRLSELPNCVLLHILSRFKTKAAAATSILSTRWRDLFVSLPDVRLIYCVDSDGSGRDKLFSDFIDFANRVIRQRNKAPIRTLVVDVMHFVKSYHLAFESLLISAAAALSSCNVQRLFISVRMDKTTERFSIPIPPGIFSSKTLVCLSVNFEVDWNVPDFVWLPNLKRLYLFQFRLVDEDSIQRLLQGCPLLERLILKVHPFSYDSKSEESIEVEVLHISSPSLKSLVLFWNAKVELEFTVVVKSENLESLVCFLQGQHKVTIDAPNLKSLTVEGHVPDVHINQSLVSIDEAVVRAEFLSNVTNHSDLFLHSQRAFKFLSGMVNVKSLYLSQTTLQALYFSQGVLPKFKYLNKLKLSHFRCNAFPRNLYSKVLSSLFESSLNLEVLIIDEVIKDSEDGELDSVFQEALSLALVGQLKEIEIRSFEGEEHEFKLIEYFLKNGISLKKMTLIRDSWKTESDGCHRILSSKKCAEDCQILFITKRDALKLFL, from the exons ATGGCTGATCCTGCAGAAAAGAATATGCTTGAAAGAATCCCAGATGGTGATAATATCGACAGGTTGAGTGAACTTCCGAACTGTGTTCTGCTTCACATCCTTTCGCGTTTCAAGACAAAAGCTGCTGCAGCAACCTCAATTCTGTCCACTAGATGGAGAGATCTTTTCGTTTCTCTTCCTGATGTTCGTCTAATTTACTGTGTGGATAGTGATGGTTCTGGCCGTGATAAATTGTTCTCTGATTTTATAGATTTTGCCAATAGAGTGATTCGACAGCGAAATAAGGCTCCAATTAGAACGCTTGTAGTCGATGTGATGCATTTTGTTAAAAGTTACCACCTAGCTTTTGAGTCATTGTTGATATCTGCAGCTGCTGCACTTTCTTCTTGCAATGTCCAACGACTCTTTATTTCGGTTCGAATGGATAAAACGACTGAGCGATTTTCTATACCTATTCCACCTGGAATTTTTTCATCTAAAACTCTGGTTTGTTTATCAGTAAACTTTGAGGTGGATTGGAATGTTCCCGATTTTGTTTGGTTGCCAAACCTCAAGCGTCTCTACTTATTTCAATTCAGATTGGTAGATGAAGATTCTATTCAGAGGCTTCTTCAAGGTTGCCCTTTGCTTGAACGTCTGATATTAAAGGTGCATCCTTTCAGCTATGATAGCAAGAGTGAAGAAAGCATTGAAGTTGAAGTTCTTCATATCTCGAGCCCCTCGTTGAAAAGCCTGGTGCTCTTTTGgaatgcaaaagttgaattagAGTTCACTGTTGTTGTGAAGTCGGAAAATCTCGAGTCTTTGGTATGCTTCCTCCAGGGGCAGCACAAAGTTACCATAGATGCCCCAAATCTGAAGTCGCTGACTGTTGAGGGTCATGTACCTGATGTACACATAAATCAAAGTCTGGTATCTATTGACGAGGCAGTAGTACGAGCTGAATTTCTGTCTAATGTGACAAATCACAGTGACTTATTTTTACATAGTCAGCGTGCTTTTAAGTTTCTTAGTGGGATGGTAAATGTGAAATCACTTTATTTATCACAGACGACTCTCCAG GCTCTGTATTTTTCTCAAGGGGTCTTGCCAAAATTCAAATACTTGAACAAATTGAAGCTCAGTCATTTTCGTTGCAATGCATTTCCTCGCAATCTTTATTCTAAAGTGTTGTCAAGCTTGTTTGAAAGTTCCCTCAACCTTGAAGTGCTTATCATTGATGAA GTCATCAAGGACAGTGAAGACGGGGAACTTGATTCTGTTTTTCAAGAGGCTCTCTCATTAGCTCTTGTCGGACAACTTAAGGAAATAGAAATCAGAAGTTTTGAGGGGGAGGAACATGAATTCAAGCTGATAGAGTATTTTTTGAAGAATGGAATATCTTTAAAGAAGATGACTCTCATTAGAGACAGTTGGAAGACTGAATCAGATGGTTGTCACAGGATATTGTCATCCAAGAAGTGTGCGGAGGATTGCCAGATTCTGTTCATAACGAAACGGGATGCACTGAAACTCTTCCTGTAA
- the LOC113699362 gene encoding F-box/LRR-repeat protein At4g14103-like isoform X2 has protein sequence MADPAEKNMLERIPDGDNIDRLSELPNCVLLHILSRFKTKAAAATSILSTRWRDLFVSLPDVRLIYCVDSDGSGRDKLFSDFIDFANRVIRQRNKAPIRTLVVDVMHFVKSYHLAFESLLISAAAALSSCNVQRLFISVRMDKTTERFSIPIPPGIFSSKTLVCLSVNFEVDWNVPDFVWLPNLKRLYLFQFRLVDEDSIQRLLQGCPLLERLILKVHPFSYDSKSEESIEVEVLHISSPSLKSLVLFWNAKVELEFTVVVKSENLESLVCFLQGQHKVTIDAPNLKSLTVEGHVPDVHINQSLVSIDEAVVRAEFLSNVTNHSDLFLHSQRAFKFLSGMVNVKSLYLSQTTLQVIKDSEDGELDSVFQEALSLALVGQLKEIEIRSFEGEEHEFKLIEYFLKNGISLKKMTLIRDSWKTESDGCHRILSSKKCAEDCQILFITKRDALKLFL, from the exons ATGGCTGATCCTGCAGAAAAGAATATGCTTGAAAGAATCCCAGATGGTGATAATATCGACAGGTTGAGTGAACTTCCGAACTGTGTTCTGCTTCACATCCTTTCGCGTTTCAAGACAAAAGCTGCTGCAGCAACCTCAATTCTGTCCACTAGATGGAGAGATCTTTTCGTTTCTCTTCCTGATGTTCGTCTAATTTACTGTGTGGATAGTGATGGTTCTGGCCGTGATAAATTGTTCTCTGATTTTATAGATTTTGCCAATAGAGTGATTCGACAGCGAAATAAGGCTCCAATTAGAACGCTTGTAGTCGATGTGATGCATTTTGTTAAAAGTTACCACCTAGCTTTTGAGTCATTGTTGATATCTGCAGCTGCTGCACTTTCTTCTTGCAATGTCCAACGACTCTTTATTTCGGTTCGAATGGATAAAACGACTGAGCGATTTTCTATACCTATTCCACCTGGAATTTTTTCATCTAAAACTCTGGTTTGTTTATCAGTAAACTTTGAGGTGGATTGGAATGTTCCCGATTTTGTTTGGTTGCCAAACCTCAAGCGTCTCTACTTATTTCAATTCAGATTGGTAGATGAAGATTCTATTCAGAGGCTTCTTCAAGGTTGCCCTTTGCTTGAACGTCTGATATTAAAGGTGCATCCTTTCAGCTATGATAGCAAGAGTGAAGAAAGCATTGAAGTTGAAGTTCTTCATATCTCGAGCCCCTCGTTGAAAAGCCTGGTGCTCTTTTGgaatgcaaaagttgaattagAGTTCACTGTTGTTGTGAAGTCGGAAAATCTCGAGTCTTTGGTATGCTTCCTCCAGGGGCAGCACAAAGTTACCATAGATGCCCCAAATCTGAAGTCGCTGACTGTTGAGGGTCATGTACCTGATGTACACATAAATCAAAGTCTGGTATCTATTGACGAGGCAGTAGTACGAGCTGAATTTCTGTCTAATGTGACAAATCACAGTGACTTATTTTTACATAGTCAGCGTGCTTTTAAGTTTCTTAGTGGGATGGTAAATGTGAAATCACTTTATTTATCACAGACGACTCTCCAG GTCATCAAGGACAGTGAAGACGGGGAACTTGATTCTGTTTTTCAAGAGGCTCTCTCATTAGCTCTTGTCGGACAACTTAAGGAAATAGAAATCAGAAGTTTTGAGGGGGAGGAACATGAATTCAAGCTGATAGAGTATTTTTTGAAGAATGGAATATCTTTAAAGAAGATGACTCTCATTAGAGACAGTTGGAAGACTGAATCAGATGGTTGTCACAGGATATTGTCATCCAAGAAGTGTGCGGAGGATTGCCAGATTCTGTTCATAACGAAACGGGATGCACTGAAACTCTTCCTGTAA
- the LOC113699343 gene encoding F-box/FBD/LRR-repeat protein At5g22660-like isoform X1 — MADPPEKKMLKRIPDGDNIDRLSALPNCVLLRILSRFRTKDAAATSVLSTRWRDLFVSLPDVNLSFRVDSDASDRDRMFFDFIDFANRVVRQRNKASIGKIEVSVMHFVKSYRLAFESLLVSAAAALSSCNVQQLLISVRIDKTTERFSIPIPPGIFSSKTLVSLTLSFEVDWNVPDFVWLPNLKYLYLFEFRLVDEDSIQRLLQGCPLLEQLMLFVQSFSYESESEEGIEVEVLHISSPSLKSLVLCWNAKVELEFTVVVQSENLESLVCSLKGQHKVTIDAPNLKSLTVEGDVLEVHINQSLVSIDKAVVRAEFLHNVTNDSDLFLRVQHAFKFISGLQNVKSLTLSENILKALYFSQPALPTFRNLIKLELIPVYCYYFPRSCILQVLSNLFESSPKLEVLIFSEVFKNYFGEDEEFGSVFLQALPLTFIGHLKVIEMTNFRGEEHEFKLIEYFLKNGKSLKKMALEREAREDWKCVPEDCERILSFKKCSDDCQIVLKKKWDHITCPKFRQLLNLSP, encoded by the exons ATGGCTGATCCTCCAGAAAAGAAGATGCTTAAAAGAATCCCAGATGGTGATAATATCGACAGGTTGAGTGCACTTCCGAACTGTGTTCTGCTTCGCATCCTTTCGCGTTTCAGGACAAAAGATGCTGCAGCAACCTCAGTTCTGTCCACTAGATGGAGAGATCTTTTTGTTTCTCTTCCTGATGTTAATCTAAGTTTCCGTGTGGATAGTGATGCTTCTGACCGTGATAGGATGTTCTTTGATTTTATAGATTTTGCCAATAGAGTGGTTCGACAGCGGAATAAGGCTTCAATTGGAAAGATTGAAGTCTCTGTGATGCATTTTGTTAAAAGTTACCGCCTGGCTTTTGAGTCATTGTTGGTATCTGCCGCTGCTGCACTTTCTTCTTGCAATGTCCAACAACTCCTTATTTCGGTTCGAATCGATAAAACAACTGAGCGATTTTCTATACCTATTCCACCTGGAATTTTTTCATCTAAAACTCTGGTTTCTTTAACATTGAGCTTTGAGGTGGATTGGAATGTCCCTGATTTTGTTTGGTTGCCAAACCTCAAGTATCTTTACTTATTTGAATTCAGATTGGTAGATGAAGATTCTATTCAGAGGCTTCTTCAAGGTTGCCCTTTACTTGAACAACTGATGTTATTTGTGCAATCATTCAGCTATGAGAGTGAGAGTGAAGAAGGCATTGAAGTTGAAGTTCTTCATATCTCGAGTCCCTCATTGAAGAGCCTGGTGCTCTGTTGgaatgcaaaagttgaattagAGTTCACTGTTGTTGTGCAGTCAGAAAATCTCGAGTCTTTGGTATGCTCCCTCAAGGGGCAGCACAAAGTTACCATAGATGCCCCAAATCTGAAGTCCCTGACTGTTGAGGGTGATGTACTTGAAGTACACATAAATCAAAGTCTAGTATCTATTGACAAGGCAGTAGTACGAGCCGAATTTCTGCATAATGTGACAAATGACAGTGACTTATTTTTACGTGTTCAGCATGCTTTTAAGTTTATTAGTGGGTTGCAAAATGTGAAATCACTGACTTTGTCAGAGAACATTCTGAAg GCTCTCTATTTCTCTCAACCGGCATTGCCAACTttcagaaatttgatcaagcTGGAGCTTATACCTGTCTATTGCTATTATTTTCCTCGTAGCTGCATCTTACAGGTGTTATCAAACTTATTTGAAAGTTCCCCTAAACTTGAAGTGCTTATCTTCAGTGAG GTGTTCAAGAACTACTTTGGCGAAGACGAGGAATTTGGTTCTGTTTTTCTGCAGGCACTTCCACTAACTTTTATTGGACATCTTAAGGTAATTGAAATGACTAATTTTAGAGGGGAAGAACATGAATTCAAGCTGATAGAGTATTTTTTGAAGAACGGAAAATCATTGAAGAAGATGGCTCTCGAAAGAGAGGCTAGAGAGGATTGGAAGTGTGTACCAGAAGATTGTGAGAGGATATTGTCATTCAAGAAGTGCTCAGATGATTGTCAGATtgtattaaaaaagaaatgggaTCATATAACGTGCCCAAAATTCCGACAGTTGCTGAACCTATCTCCTTAG
- the LOC113699343 gene encoding F-box protein At4g22280-like isoform X2: protein MADPPEKKMLKRIPDGDNIDRLSALPNCVLLRILSRFRTKDAAATSVLSTRWRDLFVSLPDVNLSFRVDSDASDRDRMFFDFIDFANRVVRQRNKASIGKIEVSVMHFVKSYRLAFESLLVSAAAALSSCNVQQLLISVRIDKTTERFSIPIPPGIFSSKTLVSLTLSFEVDWNVPDFVWLPNLKYLYLFEFRLVDEDSIQRLLQGCPLLEQLMLFVQSFSYESESEEGIEVEVLHISSPSLKSLVLCWNAKVELEFTVVVQSENLESLVCSLKGQHKVTIDAPNLKSLTVEGDVLEVHINQSLVSIDKAVVRAEFLHNVTNDSDLFLRVQHAFKFISGLQNVKSLTLSENILKALYFSQPALPTFRNLIKLELIPVYCYYFPRSCILQVLSNLFESSPKLEVLIFSEVFKNYFGEDEEFGSVFLQALPLTFIGHLKNGKSLKKMALEREAREDWKCVPEDCERILSFKKCSDDCQIVLKKKWDHITCPKFRQLLNLSP from the exons ATGGCTGATCCTCCAGAAAAGAAGATGCTTAAAAGAATCCCAGATGGTGATAATATCGACAGGTTGAGTGCACTTCCGAACTGTGTTCTGCTTCGCATCCTTTCGCGTTTCAGGACAAAAGATGCTGCAGCAACCTCAGTTCTGTCCACTAGATGGAGAGATCTTTTTGTTTCTCTTCCTGATGTTAATCTAAGTTTCCGTGTGGATAGTGATGCTTCTGACCGTGATAGGATGTTCTTTGATTTTATAGATTTTGCCAATAGAGTGGTTCGACAGCGGAATAAGGCTTCAATTGGAAAGATTGAAGTCTCTGTGATGCATTTTGTTAAAAGTTACCGCCTGGCTTTTGAGTCATTGTTGGTATCTGCCGCTGCTGCACTTTCTTCTTGCAATGTCCAACAACTCCTTATTTCGGTTCGAATCGATAAAACAACTGAGCGATTTTCTATACCTATTCCACCTGGAATTTTTTCATCTAAAACTCTGGTTTCTTTAACATTGAGCTTTGAGGTGGATTGGAATGTCCCTGATTTTGTTTGGTTGCCAAACCTCAAGTATCTTTACTTATTTGAATTCAGATTGGTAGATGAAGATTCTATTCAGAGGCTTCTTCAAGGTTGCCCTTTACTTGAACAACTGATGTTATTTGTGCAATCATTCAGCTATGAGAGTGAGAGTGAAGAAGGCATTGAAGTTGAAGTTCTTCATATCTCGAGTCCCTCATTGAAGAGCCTGGTGCTCTGTTGgaatgcaaaagttgaattagAGTTCACTGTTGTTGTGCAGTCAGAAAATCTCGAGTCTTTGGTATGCTCCCTCAAGGGGCAGCACAAAGTTACCATAGATGCCCCAAATCTGAAGTCCCTGACTGTTGAGGGTGATGTACTTGAAGTACACATAAATCAAAGTCTAGTATCTATTGACAAGGCAGTAGTACGAGCCGAATTTCTGCATAATGTGACAAATGACAGTGACTTATTTTTACGTGTTCAGCATGCTTTTAAGTTTATTAGTGGGTTGCAAAATGTGAAATCACTGACTTTGTCAGAGAACATTCTGAAg GCTCTCTATTTCTCTCAACCGGCATTGCCAACTttcagaaatttgatcaagcTGGAGCTTATACCTGTCTATTGCTATTATTTTCCTCGTAGCTGCATCTTACAGGTGTTATCAAACTTATTTGAAAGTTCCCCTAAACTTGAAGTGCTTATCTTCAGTGAG GTGTTCAAGAACTACTTTGGCGAAGACGAGGAATTTGGTTCTGTTTTTCTGCAGGCACTTCCACTAACTTTTATTGGACATCTTAAG AACGGAAAATCATTGAAGAAGATGGCTCTCGAAAGAGAGGCTAGAGAGGATTGGAAGTGTGTACCAGAAGATTGTGAGAGGATATTGTCATTCAAGAAGTGCTCAGATGATTGTCAGATtgtattaaaaaagaaatgggaTCATATAACGTGCCCAAAATTCCGACAGTTGCTGAACCTATCTCCTTAG